DNA sequence from the Gemmatimonadota bacterium genome:
GAGAGTGTCCCAGGGTTAGTTGAAAAGCAAGGGAGCAGCACCCAACGTGGTGAAGTGAGCGTTTGGCCAACACCACAACAACCACAGGAGGGAGCTGCCCCATGTCTAGCGTACTGCGCGTCAGCAAGGACCGCAAGATCAAGCCCGTCCGTGCAGCGAAGGCTGTTGCGGGTCGCGTGGCCCCCGCCGACCTGGAGACAAAGGTAGCCCTGATCCAAACGCTGATCCCGCTGGGGTTGCAGGCCGTGGCGGAGGTGTTGGAGGCCGAAGTGGCCGCATTGGCCGGCCCGCGCTATGCGCGGCAGGATGGCGCGCCCCACCTGGTGCGCTGGGGTCGTCAGGGGGGCGCGGTGTACCTGGCCGATCAGAAGGTACCCGTCGCCATCCCCCGGGTGCGGAATCGGCAGACCGGGACGGAGGTGCCCTTGCAGGCCTATGCGCGTTTGCAGCAGCCGCGGGCGGCGGATGAGGGCGTGCTGCGGCGGATCCTCTATGGCCTGAGCTGCCGGGACTACCGGGCCTGCGCTGAGGCGGTACCTGAAGCGTTTGGCCTGAGCCGGTCGAGCATCTCGCGCCGTTACGTGTATGCGACGGCGCGGAAGCTGCAGGCGCTGCAGGAGCGGCGGCTGGACCGCGACGAGTTCGTGGCCCTGATCTTGGACGGCAAGACGTTCGCCGAGGACACGATGGTGATCGCGCTGGGGATCACGGTGCGCGGGGAGAAGGTGCTGCTGGGGTTTGTCCAGACCGGGACGGAGAACGCCGCGGTGTGCGCCGCCTTCCTGCGCCAGTTGGTGGAGCGTGGGCTCCGGGTGGGCGAGGGGCTGTTGGTCGTGCTCGATGGGAGTAAGGGGCTGCGGCGGGCGGTCCAGGACGTGCTCGGGGAACGCGCCCAGGTGCAACGGTGCACCTACCATAAGCGGGAGAACGTCGTCGCCTACTTGCCCCAGCGGCTGCAGGCGGTGTGGCGGGCGAAGCTGCAGCACGCGTACCGACAACCGACCTATACCGCTGCGCGGGACGCGCTCCACCGCCTGCACCAGGAACTGCGTCGCCTCAATGAGGACGCGGCGCACAGCCTGGCGGAAGGGTTGGAGGAGACGCTGACGCTGCATCGCCTGGGGATCGCGGCGCCGCTCGGCCAGCACTTCCAGACCACGAACATGCTGGAGTCGATCCTGGCGCAGGTGGAGCAGCGCACGGGGAAAACGGTCTTGCCGCAAACGCGATATTCTTGCGCTGCGTAGTTCGTAGAGACCTCACCGCAACACCGTACACCTTACGGATTCGCGCTCCCCGACGCCGGCGGAACGCAAGGTCACGGGGAGGGCAGTGATGTCAATGAGATTATATCACATATCCCTTGTCGTCAACCAGTTTCTGTCGCCGTGCGCAACAGTGTGGCCTGTGGAATGCGATAAATATGGACAATTTGCTTGCTCAACCCACGAGGTCGAGACAGATGGCACGGGACTGGCTAAACTGACTATAATTCGATTGACAAAAAGAGCGGACGGTGCTAGAGTGAAGCCGTGGCCAAGCGTGCGCTGGACGCCATCCGACACCGTGCGGCCGTGCCGGCGAGCCTGCAGCACCCGCATCCCGGGCAGGTCGCGGATCCCCTCTTCCATCGGTGCCGCCCCTTCTTCGACGCTCGGGACTTGGTCCAGGTCAAGTACGAGATGCTGCGGGCTCACCACGTGGACCGGGGCCGGGTGGTGGAGGTGGCGCGCCGGTTTGGGCTCAGCCGGCAAACCTTCTATGTCACCGACGCCGCCTTCCACACCGCACGCCTGCGCGGGTTACTCCCCGACCGGCCAGGGCCGAAAGGTCCGCACAAGGTTACGCCCGAGCTGGCCCGGTTTCTCCGCACGCAGCACCGGGCGCATCCGGAGGTGGACTATCGGGCACTGGCGGAGGCTGCGGCCACGAAGTTTGGCATCCGGGTGCACCCGCGCACCGTGCGGCGGGTGCTTGCGAAGCGTCTTTTTTCCCCTACGCCCAATGCCCCGCGGAGGAGGCGACGGTGAGGGCTTCCTCTGCGCCGCCGATCCCCTGCAGGCCGCGTACGAGCGCGAACGTGCGCGGGTGCTCGGCGGCGAGGCGTGTGGATCGTTCTCCCTGGGACGTCAGCTCGCGCAGGCGCACCGGCCGAGCCTGGGGAGGCGGCAGGTGCGCTCGGTCGAGGCCGCGCCGCCATGGACCGGCGACCCGGAGGCGAACCACAAGCGGCTGGTACGTGTCGTCTCCACCCTGTTGTGGGGCGGCGACGTCATGACGGAGCCAGCACGCCAGGAGCAGCCGCGATGCGGGTAGCGCTCTACGCGAGAGTGTCCTCAGCCCGGCAGGAGCAGGAGCGGACGATCGCCTCCCAGGTGGAAGCGTTGCACGCGTACGCGGCGGCCCACGGCGACGAGATCGTCCCCCAGGGTGTGTTCTGTGATGACGGCTTCAGCGGGGCCCGCCTCGACCGCCCGGCCCTGGATCGGCTCCGGGATGGCGCCCAAGCGCACGCCTTCGAGGCCGTGCTCGTGCTCAGCCCGGACCGGTTGTCACGGAACTACGCCTACCAGGTCCTCATCCTCGAAGAGCTGGAACGCTGGGGGGTCTCCGTACGCTTCGTGGAGCAGCCCCCGCTCGATGATCCCGCCGCCCGCCTGCTGGTGCAGATCCAGGGCGCGGTGGCCGAATACGAACGCGCCAAGATCGCCGAGCGCAACCGCCGCGGCCGTCTCTTCCGCTTGCGCGCTGGCGAGGTCGCCCTCTCGGTCGCCCCCTACGGCTACCGCCGCGTCGCCCGCACGCCG
Encoded proteins:
- a CDS encoding helix-turn-helix domain-containing protein; amino-acid sequence: MAKRALDAIRHRAAVPASLQHPHPGQVADPLFHRCRPFFDARDLVQVKYEMLRAHHVDRGRVVEVARRFGLSRQTFYVTDAAFHTARLRGLLPDRPGPKGPHKVTPELARFLRTQHRAHPEVDYRALAEAAATKFGIRVHPRTVRRVLAKRLFSPTPNAPRRRRR
- a CDS encoding transposase; protein product: MSSVLRVSKDRKIKPVRAAKAVAGRVAPADLETKVALIQTLIPLGLQAVAEVLEAEVAALAGPRYARQDGAPHLVRWGRQGGAVYLADQKVPVAIPRVRNRQTGTEVPLQAYARLQQPRAADEGVLRRILYGLSCRDYRACAEAVPEAFGLSRSSISRRYVYATARKLQALQERRLDRDEFVALILDGKTFAEDTMVIALGITVRGEKVLLGFVQTGTENAAVCAAFLRQLVERGLRVGEGLLVVLDGSKGLRRAVQDVLGERAQVQRCTYHKRENVVAYLPQRLQAVWRAKLQHAYRQPTYTAARDALHRLHQELRRLNEDAAHSLAEGLEETLTLHRLGIAAPLGQHFQTTNMLESILAQVEQRTGKTVLPQTRYSCAA